The proteins below are encoded in one region of Sulfolobus sp. A20:
- a CDS encoding ABC transporter permease: MNLRTIKFLIYKIITYFIVFFIAITINFFLTRLIPGNALSTLIAALSGAEAGLSSSTAAGGASVAQLSQEIHQLEAEFGLLPQPWYVEYFHYLKGIFTGNLGVSITYYPLSVIHIISSSIGITLGEALIASISAYFLGSWLGSIFAIRRGTKSGTLADVISAILITIPAFVIIMYLELAFSVNLKLVMISFPGVSLTPKGILNLINFYIIPMIGFIVSLMPGFYFGMRNTMVHTLRDNYVNYAEILGFKRSTIRKFVSRNSMLPNITNFSITVGFGISSALTIEGLLAVPGTGYYLGNALLDRDLPLLQGIFLIIVVMLIISLAIIEIVYGLLDPRVRGGQG; encoded by the coding sequence TTGAACTTAAGAACTATAAAATTTTTAATCTATAAGATTATAACATATTTTATAGTATTTTTCATTGCAATTACTATAAATTTCTTCCTTACCAGGCTTATTCCGGGTAATGCACTTTCAACACTTATAGCTGCACTCTCCGGAGCTGAAGCTGGATTATCTTCAAGCACTGCTGCAGGAGGGGCGTCAGTTGCCCAACTTTCACAAGAAATTCATCAATTAGAAGCAGAGTTTGGTCTTCTACCTCAACCTTGGTACGTTGAGTATTTTCATTATCTTAAAGGAATTTTTACTGGAAATTTAGGAGTCTCAATAACATATTATCCGCTAAGTGTAATTCATATCATATCTTCGTCTATAGGAATTACTTTAGGTGAAGCTCTTATAGCCTCTATATCTGCTTATTTCTTAGGCTCATGGTTAGGTTCGATATTCGCTATAAGAAGAGGAACTAAGTCTGGAACTCTCGCTGACGTGATTTCAGCTATCTTAATTACTATTCCGGCTTTCGTTATAATTATGTATCTAGAGCTAGCGTTTTCAGTAAACTTGAAGCTGGTCATGATATCTTTTCCTGGCGTTTCACTTACGCCCAAAGGCATTTTGAATTTGATTAACTTTTATATTATACCAATGATAGGTTTCATTGTCTCTTTGATGCCTGGATTTTATTTCGGAATGAGAAACACCATGGTTCATACATTGAGGGATAATTACGTCAATTATGCGGAAATATTGGGCTTTAAGAGGTCAACAATAAGGAAGTTTGTATCAAGGAACTCTATGTTACCCAATATTACGAACTTTAGCATAACTGTAGGTTTTGGAATAAGCAGTGCCCTAACTATAGAAGGTTTATTAGCAGTACCGGGAACTGGGTATTATCTAGGGAATGCCCTTCTCGATAGAGATTTACCATTACTACAAGGTATATTCTTGATCATTGTTGTTATGCTAATAATATCCTTAGCTATTATAGAGATAGTTTATGGTTTACTTGATCCGAGAGTGAGAGGTGGTCAAGGATGA
- a CDS encoding Gfo/Idh/MocA family protein: MIGVVVVGLGNIGKVHIRALKELEKENSNVKLIGVVDQISTLAEEIAKQYDVIAFSSLDSALRNPQVDIITLATPSYLHSPQAIQAFEYGKSVITEKPMATTLAGAKEMIKRANRNGVRLGVIFQERYSPDIKRVRYELIEKLGKVYLLEAELKWYRDEKEYYKKDEIARSWRGMWNTEGGGVLTNQGIHTIDLLLWFGGEIEEVSGFVDTLTHPSIEVEDNAVSIFKFKSKALGVMAQTVSFIPKDSQYRKIRINGTSGFIEITDRKISSIKIEGITKEELIGKSSDTLSQNIDLHKELFRDFLKRYEENDDFPINGEDGIKSLELIKAIYLSSAKREVVRLPLNFDIVI; the protein is encoded by the coding sequence ATGATCGGAGTTGTAGTTGTAGGATTGGGAAATATAGGTAAAGTCCACATTAGGGCGCTAAAAGAATTAGAGAAGGAAAATAGTAACGTTAAGCTGATAGGTGTAGTGGATCAAATAAGCACCTTAGCAGAGGAGATAGCTAAACAATATGATGTTATAGCATTCTCTTCTCTCGACTCAGCTTTAAGGAATCCACAAGTTGATATAATTACTCTTGCTACTCCCTCTTATCTTCACTCACCCCAAGCAATACAAGCGTTTGAGTATGGAAAGAGCGTAATAACAGAGAAGCCGATGGCTACTACTTTAGCTGGAGCTAAAGAAATGATTAAGAGAGCTAATAGAAATGGAGTAAGATTGGGTGTAATATTTCAAGAGAGATATTCCCCAGACATCAAAAGAGTGAGGTATGAATTAATCGAAAAATTGGGTAAGGTATATCTGTTAGAAGCTGAGTTGAAGTGGTATCGTGATGAAAAGGAGTATTATAAAAAAGATGAGATTGCCAGAAGTTGGCGTGGCATGTGGAACACGGAGGGTGGTGGAGTATTAACTAATCAAGGCATTCATACTATTGACCTCTTGTTATGGTTTGGAGGGGAAATAGAGGAGGTTTCTGGATTCGTTGATACTTTAACTCATCCATCTATAGAGGTTGAGGATAACGCGGTATCTATATTTAAGTTTAAGAGTAAGGCATTAGGAGTTATGGCTCAAACGGTCTCCTTTATCCCTAAGGATAGCCAATATAGAAAGATCAGGATAAACGGGACTAGTGGTTTCATAGAAATTACGGATAGGAAAATTAGCTCAATTAAAATTGAGGGAATAACAAAAGAAGAGCTAATCGGTAAATCTTCTGATACACTAAGTCAAAATATAGACTTACATAAGGAATTATTTAGAGATTTCCTTAAGAGATATGAGGAAAATGATGATTTCCCTATAAATGGAGAGGATGGAATAAAAAGCCTAGAATTAATTAAGGCAATTTATCTCTCTTCAGCAAAAAGAGAGGTTGTTAGGTTACCGTTAAACTTTGATATAGTAATTTAA
- a CDS encoding ABC transporter substrate-binding protein, which produces MHKSRFLETIPILLLTLMIALGGIVSIAQPTPNPQPTFSYASNYPVFSIANGDGPFVQGNWNVFSPSVRYGDNYHMMAFVLEQLADAEQYTGQLLPILATNWTFADNYHELIVYLRQGVYFYYNGTYNGTQQVIEWPFTAKDVIVTFELYFKVFGNPFQITMSSPNPYEVIFNFTTPNIPYALYTILSGQYIVPWEQYAPLLNSSNPANAVIPVPIGTGPYYLASQSTNLLIYYRNPVYWIPGRPFLPEIKVYGIYNPQVYSMLAEGQLQWASSGSNGPTPLESLFIDKNPQYYHAMMGFPNGTGGNNWYLYINNQKLNYWPWNQTWFRMAIALALNMTQLSDVATGYLPNGAVPYPTSWYLPPIMAQNWLSPQIYQQGFIHPNVSEALQILQQHGLKIINGKLSFPNGTPLPPVTLYNFVDWSDVYAQAYAFAQEMQTELGLQVQVVSVSPSTLPSYMEAGNYELAYWYGDDSWLSPYTVWGFLVIPPLVSIVQLSNGKYAANITALNNTEIRLPNGTLIANLTAAQEYLLNLPQLRAENSSLLNNSTIVYVANITAILKSTTLLSDWERWIPPQQLINLYIQAGETNNVTQLRQIYDQMAQIIMNNTPVIPFTTTEWPFEEWEDQYYIGFSTPQYMYWLNVYVGNAANPAEPIIWNIAPRPPGMTNQQALNFTQQAWSDVLAFLYGKASTATPPSLLAMLGVSTVTTTSTVTSVSSSTSTVTTTSVSTTTSTVTTTSPTTVTTTSTVTSSSNTGLYVAIAVVVIIIIIIGVVLALRRR; this is translated from the coding sequence ATGCATAAAAGTAGGTTTTTAGAAACGATACCTATACTACTTTTGACATTAATGATAGCCCTAGGAGGAATAGTAAGTATTGCGCAGCCAACTCCTAATCCTCAACCAACATTTTCGTATGCTTCTAACTATCCAGTGTTTAGTATAGCTAATGGTGACGGTCCTTTCGTTCAAGGAAACTGGAATGTTTTTTCACCCTCAGTTAGGTATGGAGATAATTATCACATGATGGCATTCGTGTTAGAGCAATTAGCTGATGCTGAACAATATACGGGACAATTACTTCCAATATTAGCCACTAATTGGACATTCGCAGATAATTATCATGAATTAATAGTGTATTTAAGACAAGGAGTGTACTTCTATTATAATGGGACATATAATGGGACACAGCAAGTAATTGAGTGGCCTTTCACTGCTAAAGACGTAATAGTAACCTTCGAGCTGTACTTTAAGGTGTTTGGAAACCCCTTCCAAATTACTATGAGTTCACCTAACCCTTACGAAGTAATATTTAATTTCACTACTCCCAATATTCCCTATGCATTATATACTATTTTATCTGGGCAATACATAGTACCATGGGAACAATACGCTCCTTTGCTAAACTCTTCAAATCCGGCTAATGCAGTAATACCAGTCCCCATAGGAACGGGACCATATTATTTAGCTAGCCAAAGTACCAACTTACTGATATATTATAGAAATCCAGTGTATTGGATCCCTGGCAGACCATTCTTACCAGAAATAAAGGTTTATGGAATCTATAATCCACAAGTTTACTCAATGTTAGCTGAGGGACAATTACAATGGGCCTCTTCAGGTAGCAATGGACCGACACCTCTTGAATCATTATTTATAGATAAAAATCCTCAATATTATCACGCAATGATGGGATTTCCAAATGGTACTGGTGGAAATAACTGGTATTTGTATATTAACAATCAAAAACTAAACTATTGGCCTTGGAATCAAACATGGTTCAGAATGGCTATAGCATTAGCCCTTAATATGACCCAGTTATCTGACGTTGCAACAGGTTATTTACCTAATGGAGCGGTTCCCTATCCAACATCGTGGTATTTGCCGCCAATTATGGCACAGAATTGGCTATCCCCTCAAATTTATCAACAAGGCTTCATCCATCCTAATGTTTCTGAAGCTTTACAGATATTGCAACAACATGGATTAAAGATTATTAATGGTAAACTATCTTTTCCAAATGGTACGCCATTACCCCCAGTAACCTTGTATAATTTCGTAGACTGGTCTGATGTATATGCTCAAGCGTATGCTTTCGCTCAAGAAATGCAAACAGAATTAGGTTTGCAAGTACAAGTAGTTTCAGTTAGTCCTTCTACACTACCATCTTATATGGAGGCAGGAAATTATGAGCTAGCTTATTGGTATGGAGACGATAGTTGGCTATCTCCTTATACTGTATGGGGGTTCTTAGTTATACCACCGCTAGTTTCTATAGTGCAATTATCGAATGGTAAATATGCAGCGAATATAACTGCCCTCAATAACACAGAGATAAGACTGCCTAATGGAACACTGATAGCCAATTTAACTGCAGCACAAGAATATTTATTAAACTTACCTCAGCTAAGGGCAGAAAATAGTTCATTATTAAATAACAGTACTATAGTATACGTAGCAAACATAACAGCGATTTTGAAGAGTACAACTCTTCTCTCTGATTGGGAAAGATGGATTCCACCACAGCAATTAATCAACTTATACATACAAGCTGGTGAGACTAATAATGTCACACAACTTAGACAAATATACGATCAGATGGCTCAAATAATAATGAACAACACTCCAGTGATACCCTTTACGACAACTGAATGGCCGTTTGAGGAGTGGGAAGATCAATATTATATAGGATTCTCTACTCCTCAATATATGTACTGGCTAAACGTATATGTTGGGAATGCCGCCAATCCAGCTGAACCCATAATATGGAATATAGCCCCTAGACCTCCGGGAATGACGAATCAACAAGCATTGAACTTTACTCAACAAGCTTGGAGCGATGTACTAGCATTTCTATATGGTAAGGCATCTACGGCAACACCGCCTTCCTTATTGGCAATGTTAGGAGTTAGCACTGTCACTACAACCAGTACTGTTACTAGTGTATCGTCTTCGACAAGCACTGTTACCACGACCTCAGTGAGTACCACAACGAGCACGGTCACGACAACTAGCCCAACTACCGTAACTACGACTTCCACAGTTACCAGTAGTAGCAATACTGGGCTTTACGTAGCTATAGCCGTGGTAGTGATAATAATAATAATTATAGGAGTAGTATTGGCTTTAAGAAGGAGATAA
- a CDS encoding cupin domain-containing protein translates to MRVIRSRQVRRGEEQHFSGNVKIEMLYDAEPPAMISASLVTFEPRARTAWHYHPLGQLLIVTNGKGIIKAEGEEAVEIKEGDVIWTPPGQRHWHGASPTLSMTHIAIQEKKDGKNIEWLEKVSDNEYDNTWATIGSLKAYRANDDKELRTLLKMLGVLLPIITIRLDSI, encoded by the coding sequence ATGCGGGTAATAAGGTCTAGACAAGTGAGAAGAGGAGAAGAGCAACACTTCAGCGGTAATGTAAAAATAGAAATGCTATATGATGCCGAACCACCTGCCATGATCTCCGCGTCATTAGTCACATTTGAGCCGAGAGCAAGAACAGCATGGCATTACCATCCCCTAGGTCAATTATTGATAGTAACAAATGGTAAGGGTATAATAAAGGCAGAAGGAGAAGAGGCTGTAGAGATTAAAGAGGGTGACGTGATTTGGACCCCTCCCGGACAAAGACACTGGCATGGAGCATCACCAACATTATCAATGACTCACATAGCAATTCAAGAGAAGAAAGATGGTAAAAATATAGAGTGGTTAGAGAAAGTAAGTGATAATGAATATGATAACACTTGGGCTACAATAGGTAGTCTAAAAGCCTATAGGGCTAATGATGATAAAGAGTTAAGAACGTTATTAAAGATGCTAGGAGTACTATTGCCTATAATTACAATTAGGTTAGATAGTATATAG
- a CDS encoding ABC transporter permease produces the protein MRKDYIIKRGIYYVIIWFIGISLDFILPRLIPGNVLGTIIYGRIGGNLSAYGQNVQQEIETLVQQLGLSQYYHTPLYIQYFDFLKDIIRLNFGPSLTEFPISVGKIIAEAAPWTFMIVIPAVVAAFFIGNLLGRSAALHRGGIRDYVILGGTMFLYTFPVFVTGEILIEFLAVDLHIFPTGGQYNTFIFLKPTFSLPFIWSVIYHAILPVLTLVLFSLAGWIIGMRNNMIPILQEDYMNYYRLMGVPERVISSKAYRLALLPNFTSFSIALGYSVLGAVAIEYLFNYAGLGYFFNQAITGLDYPLLNGIFFMLVTAMVLSNFVADIIYGIIDPRTSKEETEGE, from the coding sequence ATGAGGAAGGACTACATAATAAAAAGAGGTATATACTATGTTATTATTTGGTTTATCGGAATCTCTTTGGATTTCATACTTCCTAGGCTTATTCCAGGGAACGTTCTGGGTACTATAATATATGGAAGAATAGGAGGTAATCTTTCTGCATATGGGCAAAACGTCCAGCAAGAAATTGAGACATTGGTACAACAACTAGGTTTATCCCAATATTATCATACTCCACTTTATATACAATATTTCGACTTCTTAAAGGACATAATAAGATTAAATTTTGGACCCTCGTTGACTGAGTTCCCCATCTCAGTAGGTAAAATAATCGCAGAGGCTGCTCCATGGACATTCATGATTGTAATACCAGCGGTGGTCGCAGCTTTCTTCATAGGTAATCTATTGGGTAGATCAGCAGCCTTACATAGGGGAGGCATTAGAGATTACGTAATTCTAGGTGGTACCATGTTCTTATATACTTTCCCGGTGTTTGTGACAGGGGAAATCTTAATAGAATTTCTGGCAGTAGATCTTCATATTTTCCCTACCGGCGGGCAATACAATACATTTATATTTCTAAAGCCTACATTTTCACTACCTTTTATATGGTCCGTTATATATCATGCCATATTACCAGTTTTAACCCTAGTGTTGTTTTCACTTGCAGGGTGGATAATAGGCATGAGAAATAATATGATTCCTATATTGCAAGAGGATTATATGAATTATTATAGGTTAATGGGTGTTCCGGAAAGAGTAATTTCGAGTAAAGCATACAGATTAGCCTTATTACCTAATTTTACCAGTTTTTCAATCGCCTTAGGATATTCCGTTTTAGGGGCTGTAGCTATAGAGTATTTGTTTAATTATGCTGGACTAGGATATTTCTTCAATCAAGCGATTACGGGTCTTGATTATCCGTTATTAAATGGAATATTTTTTATGTTAGTAACTGCTATGGTGTTAAGCAATTTCGTAGCGGATATAATTTATGGAATCATAGATCCTAGAACAAGTAAAGAGGAAACTGAGGGAGAGTAA
- a CDS encoding ABC transporter permease → MRESKMRRFKINKYSPFYSLLQGIWEQKVARVGMYILLAIIIFCLIGVFWTPYNPNSTQFPRDLPPSPKHWLGTDDYGHDVFSQLLVGGFPVIGVGLLTGLIGTLISIFIGISAGLYADTLVDRILSGITQIFLVIPGILIIELIGAYLGAEQIKLGYITILIALSTTGWAWGARVLRSLVLPLRRREYILSSELIGESKLSIVVRQIIPNNLPFIASNFFFTAIYGIAGFTFIYYFGLGSLTQVNWGTLLYWSLGGEAYLRGLWWWYIPPGLMIGLVALSFALINIGIDRVANPRLRVDNKKYKKMLSEIKKRRKEEEVIEWTK, encoded by the coding sequence CTGAGGGAGAGTAAAATGAGAAGGTTTAAAATAAATAAATATAGTCCGTTTTACAGCTTATTACAAGGCATTTGGGAACAGAAAGTTGCTAGGGTAGGGATGTACATCTTATTAGCAATAATAATATTTTGTTTAATAGGGGTTTTTTGGACTCCTTATAATCCTAATTCTACGCAATTCCCTAGGGATCTTCCTCCTTCACCTAAACATTGGTTAGGAACTGATGATTATGGACATGATGTGTTTTCTCAACTATTAGTTGGAGGTTTCCCAGTTATAGGAGTAGGCTTACTTACGGGCTTGATAGGAACTCTTATTTCAATTTTTATAGGTATATCTGCTGGATTATATGCTGATACGTTAGTGGACAGAATATTAAGTGGTATTACACAAATATTCTTAGTAATACCAGGCATATTAATTATTGAACTAATAGGGGCTTACTTAGGAGCTGAGCAGATAAAGTTAGGTTATATCACGATTTTAATAGCTTTATCTACTACAGGCTGGGCGTGGGGGGCTAGAGTTCTCAGATCGTTAGTTTTACCGTTGAGGAGAAGGGAATATATACTGTCTTCAGAGCTTATAGGAGAATCTAAACTTAGCATAGTTGTTAGACAAATAATACCAAACAATTTACCCTTTATAGCTTCTAATTTCTTCTTCACTGCAATTTACGGAATAGCTGGATTCACTTTTATATATTATTTTGGTTTAGGAAGCTTAACTCAAGTAAATTGGGGAACATTGCTCTATTGGTCACTGGGAGGAGAAGCTTATTTAAGAGGTTTATGGTGGTGGTACATTCCACCTGGATTGATGATAGGTTTGGTTGCCCTCTCGTTCGCATTGATAAATATTGGGATCGATCGGGTAGCTAATCCTAGATTAAGGGTAGATAATAAGAAGTATAAGAAGATGTTAAGTGAAATTAAGAAAAGAAGAAAGGAGGAGGAGGTTATAGAATGGACGAAGTAA
- a CDS encoding sugar phosphate isomerase/epimerase: protein MILGVQSYSLRNLSYEKALEVISNLGFKYVEAYPRHLEPKAENVGIALNIHKKFGIKLISHGVNRMSEKGLKELFDFANSVEIEILTADPDEETLPKINDLVKEYNIKVAIHNHGPNHRWGSYKKIYEKVENLDSRIGMCLDLAHLARYGENPLEAIEKLGKRILEIHLKDVNENGSDVIIGKGVLNIKDVMKKAKELDIPIMIEYELDDPVNGIKKSLEFLMSM from the coding sequence ATGATATTAGGAGTTCAAAGTTACTCATTAAGAAACCTAAGTTATGAAAAAGCATTAGAAGTTATTTCTAATTTAGGATTTAAGTATGTAGAGGCATATCCTAGACATTTGGAACCAAAAGCGGAAAATGTAGGAATAGCCCTCAATATACATAAAAAATTTGGGATAAAGTTAATCTCACATGGAGTTAATCGAATGAGTGAAAAGGGATTGAAAGAATTATTTGATTTTGCAAATAGTGTAGAAATTGAAATCTTAACAGCTGACCCAGATGAAGAGACCTTACCTAAAATAAATGATTTAGTTAAGGAATATAATATAAAGGTAGCAATACACAATCATGGTCCTAATCACAGATGGGGATCGTATAAGAAGATTTATGAGAAAGTGGAGAATCTAGACTCAAGAATAGGCATGTGTCTAGATCTAGCCCACTTAGCAAGATACGGAGAAAATCCATTAGAGGCTATTGAGAAGTTAGGTAAAAGAATATTAGAAATTCATCTTAAAGACGTGAATGAGAATGGTAGTGATGTTATTATTGGTAAGGGAGTTCTTAACATTAAAGACGTAATGAAGAAAGCCAAAGAGCTGGATATACCAATTATGATAGAATACGAGCTAGATGATCCCGTGAACGGAATTAAAAAGTCATTAGAGTTTTTAATGTCAATGTGA
- a CDS encoding ABC transporter permease: MSSKIKKYIFTNAFTTVGFSILIADLILGIIGHFWTPYPPTATFTPNLPPSSQHLLGTDTFGHDVFSVMLVSTLPTLLVGLGIGALTTLISTAIGILGGYYGARRTGVIIDVATILALAIPGVLILILLGAYFQSASSVIGYDVVVFALAITGWAWGAKVMRAQVLSLSNREYIIASKLIGEKSWRIMFQQILPPIVPLTMGQFLFGTLYGVLSLTTAEFWGVIPVTTENLGTMLSLIASGSAYLIGDWWWILGAILPIVVMAIGIGFLIVGLDEISDPRLRKMKFTTEKIEVPIPTDEKVVNIVVTREEVEK; the protein is encoded by the coding sequence ATGAGTTCAAAAATTAAAAAATATATATTTACAAATGCATTTACTACGGTAGGATTCTCGATTTTAATAGCTGATTTAATCTTAGGCATTATTGGGCATTTTTGGACACCATATCCCCCTACCGCTACATTTACACCAAATTTACCACCTTCTTCACAACATTTATTGGGTACAGATACATTTGGACATGATGTTTTTTCTGTTATGCTAGTTTCAACTTTGCCCACATTATTAGTTGGATTAGGCATTGGCGCATTAACAACGCTGATATCAACAGCAATAGGAATCTTAGGAGGATATTATGGAGCTAGGAGGACGGGTGTAATAATTGACGTTGCTACGATATTAGCCTTGGCAATACCCGGTGTATTAATCTTAATATTATTAGGAGCCTATTTTCAATCAGCTAGTTCAGTGATTGGTTATGACGTGGTTGTGTTCGCATTAGCAATAACCGGTTGGGCTTGGGGAGCAAAAGTAATGAGAGCCCAAGTTTTGTCGTTATCGAATAGGGAGTATATTATAGCTTCTAAATTGATAGGGGAGAAGTCATGGAGGATTATGTTCCAACAAATTCTACCTCCAATTGTACCATTAACTATGGGGCAATTCTTGTTTGGGACGTTGTACGGAGTTCTGTCACTGACTACAGCAGAGTTTTGGGGAGTCATTCCCGTGACCACGGAAAACTTAGGTACTATGCTATCTCTGATAGCGTCTGGATCTGCTTATTTAATAGGAGATTGGTGGTGGATCTTAGGAGCAATACTACCAATAGTTGTAATGGCAATAGGTATAGGATTTCTAATAGTAGGTCTTGATGAAATTTCTGATCCTAGGCTGAGAAAGATGAAATTCACTACTGAGAAAATTGAAGTTCCTATACCAACAGATGAGAAGGTAGTTAATATAGTTGTTACTAGAGAGGAGGTCGAAAAGTGA
- a CDS encoding ABC transporter ATP-binding protein, with protein MNSVLSVKNLVVGYYAPFGVVLAVTGASFDVYENEIFAIVGESGSGKSTLASAIYGVLKFPGKVFFGEVIFNGRDILKLSYDDIREVRMKEISLVPQYAMDALNPVMKIGDFMRRALEEHGIIGSEADKVIKEKLELVRLPSSVLNMYPHELSGGMRQRAVIATSLLLDPKLVILDEPTTGLDVIVQYNMLKDIKEIQRKLGISIMIISHDLPLMMMIADRVGIMYGGEIVEIGSRDQILNSPKHPYSLLLLKSVPSLINVRDKLFAIPGNPPVLVNNVPNSCRFYDRCPFHFETCKMERPRLLNVNGSHFSRCYIPQQNNSVDLNSLPVPPEYYSEEGGSLKVETESNDASIILRVENLTKVFMVSKGLVSKEPLYAVNGVSFQLKKGKIIALVGGSGHGKSTIARVLAGIEEQTSGKIYLEDKDFSSTSKRRSIYYRSRVQMIFQDPYSSLDPRHTVKWHIERPLLLHKKVRNKSELESKIGEILKTVGLKPPEKYLGKYPHELSGGERQRVAIARAISVEPKVLIADEPVSMLDASVRAGILNLLKNFKKLGMSILYITHDIATVSYVADEMMVIYKGKIVESGNVWDIVKNPNHEYTKELISAVPDPYKRI; from the coding sequence ATGAATTCAGTATTGTCTGTAAAGAACCTTGTAGTAGGATATTACGCACCTTTTGGAGTAGTCCTAGCAGTTACTGGTGCGTCCTTTGACGTTTACGAAAACGAGATATTTGCGATAGTAGGAGAGTCGGGATCCGGGAAAAGCACACTAGCATCAGCAATTTATGGTGTTTTAAAGTTTCCAGGAAAGGTGTTTTTCGGTGAAGTAATATTTAACGGTAGAGATATATTGAAACTAAGTTATGACGATATTAGAGAAGTAAGAATGAAGGAGATCTCATTGGTTCCCCAATATGCTATGGACGCTTTAAATCCCGTTATGAAAATAGGCGATTTTATGAGGAGGGCATTGGAAGAACATGGTATAATCGGAAGTGAGGCTGATAAGGTTATTAAGGAGAAATTAGAATTGGTTAGATTACCAAGCAGTGTACTTAACATGTACCCTCATGAATTATCCGGAGGAATGAGGCAAAGAGCTGTGATAGCAACGTCTCTATTGCTGGATCCTAAACTGGTAATACTGGATGAGCCGACCACTGGATTAGATGTAATAGTCCAATACAACATGTTAAAGGATATCAAGGAAATACAAAGAAAATTAGGTATATCAATAATGATTATATCACATGACTTACCCTTAATGATGATGATAGCTGATAGGGTAGGAATAATGTATGGAGGAGAAATAGTAGAAATCGGTTCTAGAGACCAGATACTTAATTCTCCTAAACACCCATACTCATTATTATTATTAAAAAGCGTACCGTCATTAATCAATGTGAGAGATAAGCTATTTGCTATACCGGGTAACCCACCCGTATTGGTTAATAACGTTCCGAACTCATGTAGATTTTATGATAGATGTCCATTTCACTTCGAAACTTGTAAGATGGAGAGACCTAGACTATTGAATGTAAATGGTAGTCATTTCTCTAGGTGTTACATTCCACAGCAAAATAATAGTGTCGATTTAAACTCCTTACCTGTCCCTCCAGAATACTATAGCGAGGAGGGAGGAAGTCTTAAGGTAGAAACTGAAAGCAACGATGCCAGTATAATTCTTCGTGTTGAAAATTTAACTAAAGTCTTCATGGTTAGTAAAGGGTTGGTTAGTAAAGAACCGCTTTATGCCGTTAATGGAGTATCTTTTCAACTTAAAAAAGGGAAGATTATAGCCTTAGTGGGTGGAAGTGGACATGGTAAGTCAACTATTGCGAGAGTATTAGCTGGTATAGAGGAGCAAACAAGTGGAAAGATATACCTAGAGGATAAAGACTTTTCCTCAACTTCTAAGAGGAGAAGCATATATTATAGATCAAGAGTTCAGATGATATTCCAAGACCCTTATTCCTCATTAGATCCTAGACATACCGTGAAATGGCATATAGAGAGACCATTGTTACTTCACAAAAAAGTAAGGAATAAGAGTGAGTTAGAATCTAAGATAGGGGAAATATTGAAGACTGTTGGACTAAAGCCTCCGGAGAAGTACTTAGGTAAATATCCTCATGAGTTGTCCGGGGGAGAGAGACAGAGAGTGGCAATAGCTAGAGCTATAAGCGTAGAGCCTAAGGTTCTAATAGCTGATGAACCGGTATCGATGTTAGATGCGTCAGTTAGAGCAGGAATCCTAAATCTTTTGAAGAATTTTAAGAAACTGGGCATGAGCATATTATATATTACTCATGATATAGCTACTGTATCATATGTTGCAGATGAGATGATGGTTATATACAAAGGGAAAATAGTCGAGAGCGGAAACGTATGGGATATCGTCAAAAATCCAAACCATGAATATACTAAGGAACTGATTAGTGCTGTGCCTGATCCGTACAAGAGAATATAA